One genomic window of Pelagicoccus enzymogenes includes the following:
- a CDS encoding response regulator, protein MRDCLKRLLPRKEGDLLPDLPSLRERFVELASAYTLAFAFPLELMIIYRGLTVHWGWSTTVQTSVFLVLVCAVLLRAKLGVRATSAIVICCIVVAGLSGIIAWGLFASGPIVVVGFAVIAAVMLGTRWSLAIVALATAVTLFIGERYTNGVMSYRFDAIAHLNTISPWVNRALHLSMIGALVCLVVSWMTKSLQRSILTLQAREEELEHSNQQLTQQAVQLEEQAVLLAEERDRAQIAARAKDQFLSIVSHELRTPLNPVIGFLDILQKERNLSEESRHQIELMQQSSEQLLKLIDQIVDFSELDRGELTFSPAPTSLSELEKEAVETLTNLAQLNRLDLKVATTGNPEQLILVDKRRISQVITELGTNAIRFTTQGRVTLNIELHQPNTDPNAKLRILVSDTGVGIPPEKRKSIFDPFIQAENDRTRSSGGLGLGLSFCQQMLKSMDGTLELQSEVGVGTRAIVEVPVQALSEKRPSTPKPPLNKKLKLSQPLEVLVVEDNYTNQRVVTTLLKRIGAKAVCAENGQVALELLDRQSYDVVLMDLSMPVMDGITASREIRLQPHLDKLPIIALTAHSYRSSEKQCREAGMNGFLTKPVNKLRLFEALSQACPHEQEALVASTATASPS, encoded by the coding sequence ATGAGAGACTGTTTAAAACGACTGCTGCCTCGAAAAGAAGGCGACCTGCTTCCGGACCTGCCCTCACTCCGCGAACGCTTCGTAGAGCTCGCTTCTGCCTACACGCTCGCCTTCGCCTTTCCTCTCGAACTGATGATAATCTACCGAGGGCTGACCGTGCACTGGGGATGGTCCACCACCGTTCAGACATCTGTCTTTCTGGTTTTGGTCTGCGCCGTCCTGCTGAGAGCCAAGCTGGGAGTAAGAGCCACCTCAGCCATTGTCATTTGCTGCATTGTGGTCGCAGGCCTCAGCGGCATCATAGCCTGGGGACTTTTCGCGAGCGGCCCCATCGTGGTAGTCGGGTTCGCCGTGATCGCCGCCGTGATGCTGGGCACACGTTGGTCGCTGGCCATCGTTGCCCTCGCCACCGCCGTCACCCTCTTCATTGGGGAGCGTTACACGAACGGCGTCATGTCCTACCGATTCGACGCAATCGCCCACCTCAATACAATTTCTCCTTGGGTAAACCGAGCCCTCCACCTGAGCATGATCGGCGCCCTCGTCTGCCTGGTCGTTTCATGGATGACCAAATCCCTGCAACGCTCGATTCTCACCTTGCAAGCGCGAGAGGAGGAACTCGAACACTCCAACCAACAATTGACGCAGCAGGCAGTCCAGCTGGAGGAGCAAGCCGTCCTGCTAGCAGAGGAACGGGACCGAGCACAAATCGCGGCCCGAGCCAAGGACCAGTTTCTCTCAATCGTCAGCCACGAGCTGCGCACTCCCCTCAATCCTGTCATCGGCTTTCTCGACATATTGCAAAAGGAGCGAAATCTCAGCGAGGAAAGCCGCCACCAGATCGAGCTCATGCAGCAATCGAGCGAGCAATTGCTCAAGCTCATCGACCAAATCGTCGACTTCTCGGAACTCGATCGCGGAGAACTCACCTTCAGTCCCGCACCTACTAGCTTGAGCGAATTGGAAAAGGAAGCAGTCGAGACACTAACCAACCTCGCTCAGCTGAACCGGCTCGACTTGAAAGTCGCAACAACGGGAAACCCCGAGCAGCTCATCTTGGTCGACAAGCGACGAATTTCGCAGGTCATCACGGAACTCGGGACGAACGCGATTCGCTTCACGACGCAAGGGCGAGTCACCCTTAACATCGAGCTGCACCAGCCAAACACCGATCCAAACGCAAAGCTTCGTATCCTCGTTTCCGATACCGGTGTCGGCATCCCTCCAGAAAAGAGAAAAAGCATTTTCGACCCCTTCATCCAAGCCGAGAACGATCGCACGCGATCCAGCGGCGGGCTCGGATTGGGCCTGTCCTTCTGCCAGCAAATGCTGAAGTCAATGGACGGCACCTTGGAGTTGCAAAGCGAAGTTGGGGTCGGCACCCGAGCGATTGTGGAAGTCCCCGTTCAAGCGCTCTCGGAAAAACGCCCCTCCACGCCCAAGCCCCCGCTGAACAAGAAACTCAAACTCTCGCAACCACTGGAGGTCCTCGTCGTCGAGGACAACTACACCAACCAGAGAGTCGTCACCACTCTCCTGAAGCGAATTGGAGCAAAGGCAGTCTGCGCCGAAAACGGTCAGGTCGCCCTCGAATTGCTGGATCGGCAAAGCTACGACGTGGTGCTGATGGACCTAAGCATGCCTGTGATGGACGGGATAACAGCCAGCCGCGAAATCCGGCTCCAGCCCCACCTAGACAAGCTACCCATCATCGCCCTCACCGCCCACTCCTATCGCAGCTCGGAGAAACAATGCCGTGAAGCGGGCATGAACGGCTTCCTCACCAAGCCCGTCAACAAGCTACGCCTCTTCGAAGCCCTTTCACAAGCTTGCCCACACGAGCAAGAAGCCTTGGTCGCAAGCACCGCGACAGCATCTCCCTCCTAG
- the trpB gene encoding tryptophan synthase subunit beta, producing MSASPNTSIDKSALPDQRGRFGQFGGSYVPETLVTALEDLTKEYEVAKKDPEFQAELAHYLKEFAGRPTGLYFAENLTRELGGAKIYLKREDLLHTGAHKINNAIGQALLAKRMGKKRVIAETGAGQHGVATATVCAHFGLECVVYMGAVDMERQKLNVFRMELCGAEVRGVESGQKTLKDAVNEAMRDWVTNVRDTHYILGSALGAHPYPMMVRDFHKIIGEETRKEILQKEGRLPDELVACVGGGSNAIGLFYDFLDEDGVRMVGVEAGGHGIKLGEHAARFEGGRLGVLQGSKTYILQNPDGQIELTHSISAGLDYAAIGPEHAYYRDTGRIEYAYATDEDVLEAFKTLSRTEGIIPALESSHALAYVLKRAPEMDKDKILVMSLSGRGDKDVNQVAKMFGADV from the coding sequence ATGAGCGCGAGCCCGAACACTTCTATCGACAAGTCAGCTTTGCCCGACCAACGCGGGCGCTTTGGCCAGTTTGGCGGCAGTTACGTGCCCGAAACCTTGGTCACTGCCTTGGAGGACCTGACCAAGGAGTATGAGGTGGCCAAGAAGGACCCAGAGTTTCAGGCAGAACTGGCTCACTACTTGAAGGAATTTGCCGGCCGTCCAACGGGGCTTTACTTCGCGGAGAACCTCACTCGAGAACTCGGAGGGGCCAAGATTTACCTCAAGCGGGAGGACCTGTTGCACACCGGAGCTCACAAGATCAACAACGCGATCGGGCAGGCTTTGTTGGCGAAACGCATGGGCAAGAAGCGGGTGATCGCGGAGACGGGCGCGGGCCAGCACGGGGTGGCGACGGCTACTGTTTGCGCTCACTTCGGTCTCGAATGCGTGGTTTACATGGGGGCGGTCGACATGGAGCGCCAAAAGCTCAACGTCTTTCGCATGGAGCTGTGCGGAGCGGAGGTTCGCGGGGTGGAAAGCGGACAGAAGACTTTGAAGGACGCGGTCAACGAGGCGATGCGAGACTGGGTTACCAACGTTCGCGACACGCACTACATCCTAGGATCGGCCTTGGGCGCTCACCCGTACCCCATGATGGTGCGAGACTTCCACAAGATCATTGGCGAAGAGACTCGCAAGGAAATCCTCCAAAAGGAAGGTCGTCTTCCCGACGAGCTCGTAGCCTGCGTGGGCGGCGGCAGCAACGCGATCGGACTGTTCTACGATTTCCTCGACGAAGATGGAGTGCGGATGGTCGGCGTGGAGGCCGGCGGTCACGGTATCAAGCTCGGCGAGCACGCGGCACGTTTCGAAGGCGGACGCCTCGGCGTCTTGCAGGGATCCAAAACTTACATTTTGCAAAACCCGGATGGTCAGATCGAGCTGACGCATTCCATCTCGGCGGGCCTTGACTACGCGGCGATTGGACCGGAGCACGCCTACTACCGAGACACGGGGCGAATCGAATACGCTTATGCCACGGACGAGGACGTGCTGGAGGCATTCAAGACATTGAGCCGTACCGAGGGGATTATTCCAGCCTTGGAGTCGAGCCATGCGCTGGCCTACGTGCTCAAGCGGGCTCCTGAAATGGACAAGGACAAGATCTTGGTGATGAGCTTGAGCGGTCGCGGCGACAAGGACGTGAATCAAGTCGCAAAAATGTTCGGGGCGGACGTGTGA
- a CDS encoding spondin domain-containing protein — MYKLTRTLSRAAVRGLAAAACFAAVSAHAINLKIKVENLSEPGGLWLTPFFLGFHDGGFDLFEAGSAASPGLEMLAEDGVPSGLASEIAPYGHSAVLTGSDGPPGVLFAPGSMAYTLLSLNPGSSLYFNFASMVIPSNDAFLGNDMAHMLFDGSGNFTGNISFDLYGRNVWDAGTEANDTFGAAFSTLGGTGTPTSLTVEQHGGLVNFEGSQLPAGLGTLNTTFGSDTPLARISVEQVPDSTQYIGLMGAIALIGFRYASKRRMGQSKA; from the coding sequence ATGTACAAATTAACACGCACCCTATCCCGGGCCGCAGTTCGCGGCCTAGCCGCCGCTGCCTGCTTCGCCGCCGTCAGCGCCCACGCCATCAACTTGAAGATCAAGGTCGAAAACTTGAGCGAGCCGGGCGGACTCTGGCTCACCCCGTTCTTCCTCGGCTTCCACGACGGAGGCTTCGACCTGTTCGAGGCAGGATCCGCAGCTTCGCCGGGGCTCGAGATGCTAGCGGAAGACGGAGTTCCTAGCGGGCTCGCTTCGGAAATCGCCCCCTACGGTCACAGCGCCGTACTCACGGGAAGCGACGGTCCTCCAGGAGTCCTCTTCGCGCCGGGAAGCATGGCCTACACCCTGCTCAGCCTGAACCCGGGCTCCAGCCTCTACTTCAATTTCGCCTCCATGGTGATCCCTTCTAACGACGCCTTCCTTGGAAACGACATGGCCCATATGCTTTTCGACGGAAGCGGAAACTTCACCGGCAACATTTCCTTCGACCTCTACGGCCGCAACGTATGGGACGCCGGGACGGAAGCCAACGACACCTTTGGGGCCGCCTTCTCCACCCTCGGCGGAACAGGCACCCCCACCTCCCTCACCGTGGAGCAACACGGAGGCTTGGTTAATTTCGAAGGATCGCAGCTGCCAGCCGGGCTCGGGACACTCAACACCACCTTCGGCAGCGACACGCCCTTAGCTCGCATCTCAGTCGAGCAAGTGCCTGACTCGACACAGTACATAGGACTTATGGGAGCAATCGCCCTGATCGGTTTCCGCTACGCGAGCAAACGACGCATGGGCCAATCCAAAGCCTAG
- a CDS encoding metal-dependent hydrolase — protein sequence MDPVSQGVLGAVAAISVAKPTHSRIAALVGAAGGMLADLDILISSSADPLLNIEYHRHFSHSLSFIPFGGLLVALAFFPFLRRRIPPARLYLYSTIGYATAGLLDACTSYGTQLLWPFSDLRVSWSIISIIDPLFTIPLLALALFSAFKNRPLFGKAAACYALAYLSLGIAQNLRASSYQRELIDQRGHRSATRLTVKPSIANLLLWRSVYLYEGQYFVDAVRVGFLSPNKTYPGTQLPAFDLSAALANLPPDSPLASDLRRFDHFSEGYLASLPSEPSYVTDLRYAAVPNSIAPLWGLNLAQINEAGHAAFEPRRNVSEADREDLLKMLKGE from the coding sequence ATGGATCCTGTTAGCCAAGGCGTGCTCGGCGCTGTCGCCGCCATCTCCGTCGCCAAACCAACGCACTCCCGCATCGCCGCGCTCGTCGGAGCTGCCGGAGGCATGCTGGCCGACCTCGACATTCTCATCTCCTCGAGCGCGGATCCGCTGCTGAACATCGAGTACCATCGCCACTTCAGCCATTCCTTGAGCTTTATTCCATTCGGCGGCTTGCTCGTCGCGCTGGCATTCTTTCCCTTCCTTCGTCGGCGTATTCCTCCGGCGCGACTCTACCTATATTCAACAATCGGATACGCCACCGCCGGACTGCTCGACGCTTGCACGAGCTACGGAACCCAGTTGCTGTGGCCCTTTTCCGACCTGAGAGTTTCGTGGAGCATCATTTCCATCATCGATCCACTCTTCACAATCCCCCTGCTCGCGCTGGCTCTCTTTTCCGCATTCAAGAACCGCCCCCTCTTCGGAAAGGCCGCTGCTTGCTATGCCCTCGCCTACCTTAGCCTAGGGATCGCTCAAAACCTAAGGGCCAGCTCCTACCAGCGCGAGCTCATCGACCAGCGGGGACACCGCTCCGCCACCCGGCTAACCGTCAAGCCCTCCATCGCCAACCTCCTGCTCTGGCGCAGCGTCTATCTCTACGAGGGGCAGTACTTTGTCGACGCGGTACGCGTTGGTTTCCTCAGCCCCAACAAAACCTATCCTGGAACCCAACTGCCCGCCTTCGATCTTTCCGCAGCCCTGGCGAACCTCCCTCCGGATTCGCCCCTCGCTTCCGACCTCCGTCGCTTCGACCACTTTTCCGAGGGCTACCTAGCCTCCTTGCCAAGCGAGCCCAGCTACGTCACCGACCTCCGCTACGCGGCCGTTCCCAATTCCATCGCCCCCCTCTGGGGCTTGAACCTCGCCCAAATAAACGAAGCTGGCCACGCAGCCTTCGAACCCCGGCGGAACGTAAGCGAAGCCGACCGCGAGGACCTCCTCAAAATGCTGAAGGGAGAATAG
- a CDS encoding ATP-binding protein, translating to MTFARRISHLPFHTKVLLPVLAILAALPIITVSLVDEHVEQRTLLAAQERLSAAEAVLLNSLEIRERALQEQFKNAVNEPRFKAVSQLRDANTMRAYLRDALDEFGTDVEALLYTPIDGSPSSSVRRSSRFDLANFEKSIGPNIEAALGGELNNALSVYSNSAYNTITVPVFLANAGYPNGCLSIAIAFGNQAVAELKSLTHTDIILAIDSGILASSLDHETAQTFLAENERLEIGSVNRALAFEEHFHALRNSLAPNFNTSKPLSYVLLSSYETELNALKRTRLLLLFVSAGGIAVSALIIYLLIRRITSPLRLLKEGADAVGRGDLTHRVHCSSNDECGDLARAFNQMTSNLCASRQDLETTVRELRETQDQLIERGKLLRESEQGLRLIIEGARDHAIFTIASNGKVVRWNTASERILGFTTTEAQELDYEVLFEDRPTAKADAEKRLQEAASNGEAIFEDWRRRKDGSLFWADVTLSRLEDGGFVEITRDITARHEAETAMRQAKDAAEASDRAKSEFLANMSHEFRTPMNGIIGMAGLLSSLELTEEQREFTETIRVSADNLLSIIDDVLDISKIEAGELEVSTSATNLIETIEDSLSLFQEDCEKKGIGLHLVIKNEVPASIVTDPNRLRQVIVNVVGNAIKFTHHGGVTVSVDYDSYLSRLSIAVTDTGIGIPLEKQEKLFEPFYQVESSASREFGGTGLGLAISRNLLRLLDGSLSVESEVGDGSTFTISLNAQKLETVPAFAHYPGLRTLLLVDDPIAAAALKIQLQAWGMDLDCKSSNPGPLKNALENGDYQLLLVDPSATRPDTVRAIIDTRSILKENFPHIIRFVESHSESELMHSETCISLPRPLSLRRLNRQIRDSTEKPVRVFSQELVGNENPDTPESLPAMATKRKQETKESESFADQHPLRILVVEDNPINTKVLLKFLKKLGYTAETAANGEEGFAAAESMVFDVVLMDLQMPVMNGLDSARHILSSESIEHPIYISAFTANARAEDREACQEVGMHDFVAKPARLPEIEGVLQRAYAWLAEQAKALS from the coding sequence GTGACCTTCGCCCGCCGCATCAGCCATCTCCCCTTCCACACCAAGGTTCTGCTACCCGTCTTGGCGATTTTGGCGGCGCTCCCCATCATTACCGTTTCGCTCGTAGACGAGCACGTCGAGCAACGTACTCTGCTGGCCGCCCAAGAACGCCTCTCCGCCGCTGAAGCGGTCTTGCTCAATTCCCTGGAAATCCGCGAACGCGCTCTGCAGGAGCAGTTCAAGAACGCCGTCAACGAACCCCGGTTCAAGGCAGTCAGCCAACTCCGCGACGCCAACACCATGCGGGCCTACCTCCGCGACGCGCTCGACGAATTCGGTACCGACGTGGAAGCATTGCTCTACACTCCTATCGACGGGAGCCCCAGCAGCTCCGTGCGACGGAGCTCGCGTTTCGACTTGGCAAACTTCGAGAAATCGATCGGGCCCAACATCGAGGCTGCCCTGGGAGGCGAGCTCAACAATGCCTTGTCTGTGTATTCTAATTCCGCATACAATACCATTACCGTGCCCGTCTTCCTCGCCAACGCCGGTTACCCGAACGGGTGTTTAAGTATCGCCATCGCGTTTGGCAACCAAGCAGTTGCAGAACTCAAATCCCTCACCCACACCGACATCATTCTCGCAATCGACTCGGGAATCCTTGCCAGTTCACTCGATCACGAAACGGCCCAAACCTTTTTGGCGGAAAACGAAAGACTGGAAATCGGATCCGTAAACCGCGCCCTCGCCTTCGAAGAACACTTCCACGCGCTGCGCAATTCCCTGGCCCCCAACTTCAACACGAGCAAGCCCCTCAGCTACGTGCTGCTCTCTTCCTACGAAACAGAGCTCAACGCCCTCAAACGCACCCGACTCCTTCTGCTCTTCGTCAGCGCCGGAGGGATCGCTGTCAGTGCCCTGATCATCTACCTGCTCATTCGCCGCATCACCAGCCCTTTGCGCCTTTTGAAGGAGGGAGCGGACGCGGTTGGACGAGGCGACCTGACCCACCGAGTCCATTGCTCAAGCAACGACGAATGCGGCGACCTCGCTCGCGCTTTCAACCAAATGACCAGCAATCTTTGCGCCTCCCGCCAAGACTTGGAAACCACCGTGCGCGAGCTGCGAGAGACTCAGGATCAACTTATCGAGCGCGGAAAGCTCCTCCGCGAGAGCGAACAAGGGCTCCGCCTCATCATCGAGGGGGCCCGCGACCACGCCATCTTCACGATCGCTTCCAATGGCAAGGTCGTACGCTGGAATACTGCATCTGAGCGTATCCTCGGTTTCACTACGACAGAAGCGCAAGAGCTAGACTACGAAGTCTTATTCGAAGACCGTCCTACGGCTAAAGCGGACGCCGAAAAGCGACTTCAAGAAGCCGCGTCCAACGGCGAAGCGATCTTCGAAGACTGGAGGCGTCGCAAAGACGGTTCCCTGTTCTGGGCAGACGTCACGCTTTCGAGGCTGGAGGATGGAGGCTTCGTGGAGATAACGCGCGACATCACTGCCCGTCACGAAGCGGAAACCGCCATGCGCCAAGCAAAGGACGCGGCCGAAGCATCCGATCGAGCCAAGAGCGAATTCCTCGCCAATATGAGCCACGAATTCCGCACCCCGATGAACGGCATCATCGGCATGGCAGGACTGCTGTCCTCTCTCGAGCTCACCGAGGAGCAACGCGAATTCACGGAAACCATTCGCGTCAGCGCTGACAACCTCCTCTCCATCATCGACGATGTCCTAGATATCTCAAAGATCGAAGCAGGCGAGCTGGAGGTTTCAACTTCCGCCACCAACTTGATCGAGACCATCGAGGACTCCCTTTCTCTTTTCCAAGAGGATTGCGAAAAGAAGGGAATCGGACTCCATCTCGTAATCAAGAACGAGGTGCCCGCCAGCATCGTGACCGATCCCAATCGACTGCGCCAAGTGATTGTCAACGTCGTCGGAAACGCGATCAAGTTCACGCATCACGGCGGCGTCACCGTATCCGTTGACTACGACTCCTACCTTTCCCGCCTCAGTATCGCCGTTACGGATACAGGCATCGGCATTCCCTTGGAAAAACAGGAGAAGCTCTTCGAGCCGTTTTACCAAGTCGAGTCCTCCGCATCCCGAGAGTTCGGAGGCACCGGACTGGGGCTGGCCATCTCCCGCAACCTGCTTCGCCTCCTCGACGGCAGCTTGAGCGTGGAAAGCGAAGTGGGCGACGGATCGACCTTCACGATTTCCCTCAATGCCCAGAAGCTGGAGACCGTGCCGGCATTCGCTCACTACCCCGGACTTAGAACGCTCCTGCTCGTCGACGACCCAATCGCCGCGGCCGCATTGAAGATCCAGCTACAAGCCTGGGGCATGGATCTCGATTGCAAAAGCTCAAATCCGGGCCCCTTGAAGAACGCCTTGGAAAACGGCGACTATCAACTGCTGCTGGTCGATCCATCTGCCACTCGTCCCGATACCGTCAGAGCCATCATCGACACCCGATCCATCCTGAAAGAAAACTTTCCGCACATCATCCGCTTCGTCGAATCCCATTCCGAAAGCGAACTTATGCACAGCGAGACTTGCATTTCCCTTCCACGTCCCTTGTCGCTCCGAAGATTGAACCGACAGATCAGAGACTCGACCGAGAAGCCAGTCCGCGTATTCAGCCAAGAACTCGTTGGTAACGAAAATCCGGATACTCCAGAAAGCCTCCCTGCAATGGCCACAAAACGGAAACAGGAAACTAAAGAGAGCGAGTCATTCGCGGACCAGCACCCCCTACGCATTCTCGTTGTCGAAGACAATCCCATCAATACCAAGGTCCTGCTGAAGTTCCTCAAAAAGCTGGGCTACACCGCAGAGACAGCCGCAAACGGGGAAGAAGGATTCGCCGCAGCAGAATCGATGGTATTCGACGTAGTTCTGATGGACCTACAAATGCCGGTAATGAATGGGCTCGATTCTGCCCGCCACATCCTCAGCTCCGAATCCATCGAACACCCGATCTACATTTCGGCTTTCACCGCAAATGCGCGGGCCGAGGACCGCGAAGCCTGCCAGGAGGTCGGCATGCACGACTTCGTGGCCAAGCCGGCCCGACTTCCAGAAATCGAAGGCGTCCTCCAGCGCGCCTACGCCTGGCTTGCCGAACAGGCAAAGGCGCTCAGCTGA
- a CDS encoding LysR family transcriptional regulator — MKGPTHRQIGAFLEVCRDFHFSQAARRLGMAQPQLSRTVRELEAYIGTKLFARQGRKVSLSPAGEVFLREVFQLPAILGRAVEGARRAAAGEESVLRLGFVGALMGEELLEVFERYRSQHPDTQLSLFDLPPSDLLRQVESAELDGAFLGVKPKELPKGLSSFQWKEEPVLACLPREHRLANRKRIKVADLQDETVVVLAASLAPSYRDFLDELLETEGGRNGPYLETNGADAILSMVVAGCGVALLPRSALRKAEGRLVAVPLAGTQARLREVFLYRSGESRVVSPLLELLRG; from the coding sequence ATGAAGGGGCCGACGCATCGGCAGATCGGGGCCTTCTTGGAGGTGTGCCGGGATTTTCACTTTTCGCAGGCGGCGAGGCGCTTGGGAATGGCTCAGCCCCAGCTAAGCCGTACTGTGCGGGAGCTGGAGGCTTACATCGGGACCAAGCTTTTTGCGCGGCAGGGGCGCAAGGTGTCCTTGAGCCCAGCGGGAGAGGTTTTCCTGCGGGAGGTTTTCCAGCTGCCGGCGATTTTAGGCAGGGCTGTTGAAGGGGCGAGGCGGGCGGCTGCGGGAGAGGAGTCGGTGCTTCGCCTGGGATTTGTGGGAGCGTTGATGGGGGAAGAGCTGTTGGAGGTTTTTGAACGCTACCGTAGCCAGCATCCGGATACGCAGTTGAGCCTGTTCGATTTGCCTCCGTCCGACTTGCTTCGCCAAGTGGAGTCGGCGGAGCTGGATGGCGCCTTTCTCGGAGTTAAGCCCAAGGAGTTGCCGAAGGGGCTTTCCAGTTTCCAGTGGAAGGAAGAGCCGGTGTTGGCTTGCTTGCCGCGGGAGCATCGCTTGGCGAACCGGAAGCGGATCAAGGTCGCCGACTTGCAGGATGAAACGGTCGTGGTGTTGGCTGCTTCCCTCGCTCCCTCGTATCGAGATTTCTTGGACGAATTGTTGGAGACGGAGGGTGGGCGGAACGGTCCCTACCTGGAGACAAATGGAGCGGACGCAATTTTGAGTATGGTGGTGGCGGGTTGCGGAGTGGCTCTGTTGCCTCGCTCCGCCTTGCGAAAAGCGGAAGGGCGATTGGTCGCGGTGCCGCTTGCTGGGACGCAGGCGCGATTGCGGGAAGTCTTCTTGTACCGCTCGGGCGAAAGCCGTGTCGTTTCGCCTCTTTTAGAGCTTTTGAGAGGCTAG
- a CDS encoding carboxypeptidase regulatory-like domain-containing protein: MRVLIAITSLCSVLTLPANLIAGTIKGTIQASRPASDESSPGGAYQSRRYKFLEQIDYDSLGDFVVSIDEVEHPATEASGRPKASVVQRDGSFFPHITPIVAGSEIEWPNRDDIYHNVFSMSDVKPFDLGMYKSSDDAKSLVFEKTGKIDVFCAIHSQMHCVVLVLPNPWFSKSDRKGRFEIPDVPPGKYRLKAWHERLPSKFIDIEVPAEGEIEIDIEMGFADLPKI; the protein is encoded by the coding sequence ATGCGCGTTCTAATTGCCATCACTTCGCTCTGCAGCGTCCTCACTCTTCCTGCCAACCTCATTGCGGGCACAATCAAAGGCACCATACAAGCCTCCCGTCCCGCAAGCGACGAAAGCAGTCCTGGAGGAGCGTATCAAAGCCGCAGATACAAGTTCCTGGAGCAGATCGACTACGATTCCCTCGGCGATTTTGTGGTTAGCATCGACGAGGTCGAGCATCCCGCTACCGAAGCATCCGGCCGCCCCAAGGCCAGCGTCGTGCAGCGAGACGGAAGCTTCTTCCCTCACATCACACCCATCGTGGCAGGTTCGGAGATCGAATGGCCAAACCGAGACGACATTTACCACAACGTTTTTTCGATGTCCGATGTGAAGCCCTTCGACTTGGGCATGTACAAGAGCTCTGACGACGCAAAAAGCCTTGTCTTCGAAAAAACGGGAAAGATCGACGTTTTCTGCGCCATTCACAGCCAAATGCACTGCGTCGTGCTGGTCCTTCCCAACCCCTGGTTTTCCAAGAGCGATCGCAAGGGGCGATTCGAAATTCCTGACGTGCCGCCTGGAAAATACCGCCTGAAAGCTTGGCACGAGCGGCTCCCCAGCAAGTTCATCGACATCGAGGTTCCCGCAGAGGGGGAAATCGAGATCGACATCGAGATGGGCTTTGCAGACCTACCCAAAATATAG
- a CDS encoding PLP-dependent aminotransferase family protein, translating into MKTPTAPSPRLASRIDKLTGSVARDILSRTQDKEIISFAGGLPDASLWRDLKLPEVPPSAFQYGPSEGERSLREILARRSKGLGLPANADTTLITSGSQQGLDLAAKLILEPGTPIILEAPSYLAAIQVFKLFQADLHSLPLDSEGICPRALDRLLNETQAPVIYLNPTFQNPSGTSYSLERRKQIAAVLDKHATLLLEDDPYRDIAYDAPPPPPIASFLQTSPWIYLASVSKTLIPGLRLGSLTCSPELFSPLLKLKQAADLHSNRPAQFIATQMLADPAVNQARIDGLCQHYRQKRDLMQTLLAAHFSGLASWEVPSGGMFFWLRFTQRIDLAQALNDTLSRGVAFMPGAPFFADPEDVGTSMRLNFSLVSPERMEEGIRILAAVVRDLHQTAACAESAS; encoded by the coding sequence ATGAAAACCCCGACTGCGCCTTCACCACGCCTAGCGTCTCGCATCGACAAGCTTACCGGCTCCGTCGCTCGCGACATCCTTTCCCGCACCCAGGACAAAGAGATCATATCCTTCGCCGGAGGCTTGCCGGACGCCTCGCTTTGGCGCGACTTGAAGCTGCCCGAGGTTCCTCCCAGCGCTTTCCAGTATGGCCCCTCCGAGGGAGAACGAAGCCTCCGCGAGATCCTCGCGCGACGCAGCAAAGGCCTCGGCTTGCCCGCCAACGCCGACACCACCTTGATCACTTCCGGCTCCCAACAAGGCCTCGACCTCGCCGCCAAGCTCATCTTGGAACCGGGCACCCCCATCATACTGGAAGCGCCCTCCTACCTAGCGGCCATCCAAGTCTTCAAGCTCTTCCAGGCCGACCTGCACAGTCTGCCGCTCGATAGCGAAGGTATCTGTCCGCGAGCTCTCGATCGACTTCTAAACGAAACGCAAGCGCCCGTAATCTACCTGAATCCGACGTTCCAGAATCCGTCCGGCACCAGCTACAGCCTCGAGCGACGCAAGCAAATCGCCGCCGTTCTAGATAAGCACGCAACCCTGCTGCTTGAGGACGATCCTTACCGAGATATCGCCTACGACGCACCGCCCCCACCTCCCATCGCCAGCTTCTTGCAAACCAGTCCCTGGATCTACTTGGCAAGCGTCTCCAAGACCCTCATACCCGGACTACGCCTCGGCAGCTTGACCTGTTCTCCCGAACTTTTCTCGCCCTTGCTCAAGCTCAAGCAAGCGGCGGACCTGCACAGCAACCGCCCCGCCCAGTTCATCGCAACCCAGATGCTGGCTGATCCCGCCGTCAACCAAGCCCGCATCGACGGCCTTTGCCAACACTACCGCCAGAAACGGGACCTCATGCAAACGCTGCTCGCCGCCCATTTTTCGGGCCTCGCCAGCTGGGAAGTTCCGAGCGGCGGCATGTTCTTCTGGCTACGCTTCACCCAACGAATCGACCTCGCCCAAGCCCTCAACGACACACTTTCCCGTGGCGTCGCCTTCATGCCTGGCGCTCCCTTTTTCGCAGATCCAGAGGATGTCGGCACCAGCATGCGCCTAAATTTCTCCCTCGTCTCCCCCGAGCGCATGGAAGAAGGCATCCGCATCCTCGCCGCGGTCGTCCGCGACTTGCATCAGACCGCCGCCTGCGCAGAGTCGGCCTCATGA